A segment of the Fibrobacter succinogenes subsp. succinogenes S85 genome:
GACGAGCTAAGCGCAATCGTATTCGGTTCCACCGATGTCCCAGAGACACTATCATCCGAACAGGCGGTAGCCCACAACGCTAGCGCCACAGCACCGCACGCCGCATAAAGTTTATTCTCCATTTTACGCCTCCTCTTTTTTCACAATTTCCTTTGACAGCGGAAACAGCTGTAAATTCAACCTGTAAACTTGCGTGATATCGCTACATTCATTTGCAATTTCAGTAATCTTTTTGCGGCACTCGTCAAGTACTGCGACAATTTTTTCGTACGCCTCACGATTCACGCCCATCGTAATTCCCGTAACGTTTCGCACGTCCGGCGCAAAGCGGTTCAGAGAATCTACCGCCAAATTTCCCATGGCACGATGCATGGAGCGGATGGCAAGCGGCAATCCTTCCTTGGAGCCCTCCACAGACTTTTCAGTTTGTTCGTAAACATTCTCGCGGACTTGTTTCAGGAATCCTGCACGTTCCAGGAAAGAGAGCGACTTGCGGACATCTAGCGCTGAAACATCTTGCGCACAGGCTTTTGCAATATCGCCCGGCATCGCTCCCGGCATCAAAGGCGCCAACTCTCGCACCACCGGATTTTTCCAGGTATCGTAATACTCAAACGCATCTTTATCTACAATGCGGACCTTATGAGACAAAGCCATTGAATTCATTTGTTCCAAGAACTTTTTCTTTTGTTCGTCATTCTTGGCATTACCAAACTGCACCATCGTTTCAAAATATTCGACCTCGTAACCCACAAGCCCAATCGCCTGGGCCACACGACCCATGGTCACCTTGCTCAAATTCGTCTTGCCTTCGCAAACCATCTTGAGATACGACGGCGAGACAAAACCCGCAATTTTGGCAAACTCGCGCCACGAGAACGCAGAAGTTCTCTTGCGCTCTTCGTAGTAGTCGCTCAAAAAAGCGTGGTAGTCCTGATATTCAACAATCGGCTTCATACTTATAAATATACCTTTCCGACTATTTCCACGTCAATATTTTATAGTACAATTTCTTTAAAATTCCTCAATTTTAAGCAATTTTATTTAATATAAAAACACAATTTTATACTATATAGTACATCCCGTACTGTATACGAAAATCGCCGCAGTTTTACCTGCGGCGACTTTTAAAAAGCAACTAGAATCGCGGGCGCGAAATGCGCTGATTACCAGATCTTGTCGAACTTCTTCTTGTTCTTTTCTTCGTCCTTCTTTTCCTGAACGATGGCGTCGATGACGGCGGCCACCGTCAGGTTGAAGATATCGTGGACAGAAGCGTCGGAGTCGGTGAAGTGCACCGGCTTGTTCAAGCCCATCTGAACAGGACCGATGGATTCGCCAACGCCCATTTCCAAAAGCATCTTGCAAGTGGTATTTGCAGAAGAGAGGCACGGGAAGATGAGCGTGTTCACGGTCTGGCCCTTGATCTTGTTGAACGGATACTTCGTGTCACGAAGGTCCTTGTCAAGCGCCACGTTCACCTGCATTTCACCATCGAGAACATAATCCGGATACTGTTCGTGAATCGTCTTCACGGCTTCGCGGACCTTGTTCACGGTGCCACGAGCAGCTTCCTTGTCGCTACCGAAGTTTGCGTAGCTGAGCATAGCCATCACCGGTTCGTGAGCGAAGAAGCGGACAGCGTCGTGCGTGAGCTTCACGATATCAACGAGCGTTTCGGCATCGGGGTCGCGGTTCACAAGCGTATCGGCCAAGAAGAACGTACCCTTCTTAGTGCTGAGGATATGCATAGCGCCGAAGTGCTTGTATTCCGGACGAATACCGATAATTTCCTTGGCGAGTTCAATCGTTTCGGAGTACTTGGAATAGCCACCGGAAATGAGAGCATCGGCATCGCCGACCTTCACCATCATCATACCGAAGTGGTTCGGTTCGAACATGTCGTCACGTGCTTCTTCGAA
Coding sequences within it:
- a CDS encoding TIGR02147 family protein, which gives rise to MKPIVEYQDYHAFLSDYYEERKRTSAFSWREFAKIAGFVSPSYLKMVCEGKTNLSKVTMGRVAQAIGLVGYEVEYFETMVQFGNAKNDEQKKKFLEQMNSMALSHKVRIVDKDAFEYYDTWKNPVVRELAPLMPGAMPGDIAKACAQDVSALDVRKSLSFLERAGFLKQVRENVYEQTEKSVEGSKEGLPLAIRSMHRAMGNLAVDSLNRFAPDVRNVTGITMGVNREAYEKIVAVLDECRKKITEIANECSDITQVYRLNLQLFPLSKEIVKKEEA